A genomic segment from Oryzias melastigma strain HK-1 unplaced genomic scaffold, ASM292280v2 sc00504, whole genome shotgun sequence encodes:
- the LOC112141664 gene encoding NACHT, LRR and PYD domains-containing protein 3: DNIVTFVKKELKKIQKLLSQREDEEEDEDEEQRSSRESLMKITENFLRRMKQEELADRLQSRSAAAVCRHKVQSGLKKKFQCVFEGIAKAGNPTLLNEIYTELYITEGGTGELNEEHEVRQIEAASRKADRAETSIRQEELFQLPAGRQEPIRTVMTKGVAGIGKTVLTQKFTLDWAEGKANQNIHFTFPFTFRELNVLKEEKFSLVELVHHFFPETKEAGICSFEDFQVIFIFDGLDECRLPLDFHKTRILNDPRKSTSVGDLLTNLIRGNLLPSARLWITTRPAAANQIPAECVDMVTEVRGFNDPQKEEYFRKRFRDEEQASRIISHIKRSRSLHIMCHIPVFCWITATVLEDLLKSREGGELPKSLTEMYIHFLVVQAKVKKVKYDGGAETDPHWSPESRKMMESLGKLAFEQLQKGNLIFYESDLTECGIDIRAASVYSGVFTQIFREERGLYQDKVFCFIHLSVQEFLAALHVHLTFITSGLNLMEEEQQKHFKIFRKRQSSPVQFYQSAVKTALQSPNGHLDLFLRFLLGLSLQTNQSLLRGLLTQTGSSSQTNQETVQFIKEKISEDLSAEKSINLFHCLNELNDGSLMKEIQQFLSSGRLSTRKLSPAQWSALVFILLSSEEDLEVFDLKKYSASEEALLRMLPVIKASNKSLLSRCNLSERSCAALSSVLSSQSSRLRDLDLSYNELQDSGVKLLSAGLESPHCKLESLRLMDCSLSKISCKVLGLVLKNNPSRLTELDLSRNNIQDSGFPHLRGFLESPDCRLQTLRSVNELNSLKDEKKVSGEELSDVS, encoded by the exons gacaacattgtcacttttgtgaagaaggagctgaagaagatccagaagcttctgagtcagagggaggatgaggaggaggatgaagatgaagagcagaggagcagcagagagtcactgatgaagatcacagagaacttcctgaggagaatgaagcaggaggagctggctgatcgactgcagagca gatctgctgctgcagtttgtcgACATAAAGTCCAATCTGGTCTGAAAAAGAAgttccagtgtgtgtttgagggaatcgctaaagcaggaaacccaacccttctgaatgagatctacacagagctctacatcacagagggaggaactggagagctgaatgaagaacatgaggtcagacagattgaagcagcatccaggaaagcagacagagcagaaaccagcatcagacaagaagagctctttcaactcccagctggaagacaagaaccaatcagaaccgtcatgacaaagggagtggctggcatcgggaaaacagtcttaacacagaagttcactctggactgggctgaaggcaaagccaaccagaacatccacttcacatttccattcactttcagagagctgaatgtgctgaaagaggagaagttcagcttggtggaacttgttcatcacttcttccctgaaaccaaagaagcaggaatctgcagctttgaagacttccaggtcatcttcatctttgatggtctggatgagtgTCGACTTCCTCTGGACTTCCACAAGACTCGGATCCTAAATGACCCTAGAAAGTCCACCTCAGTGGGTGATCTGCTGACAAACCTCATCAGGGGgaacctgcttccctctgctcgcctctggataaccacacgacctgcagcagccaatcagatccctgctgagtgtgttgacatggtgacagaggtcagagggttcaatgatccacagaaggaggagtacttcaggaagagattcagagatgaagagcaggccagcaggatcatctcccacatcaagagatcccgaagcctccacatcatgtgccacatcccagtcttctgctggatcactgctacagttctggaggatctgctgaagagcagagagggaggagagctgcccaagagcctgactgagatgtacatccacttcctggtggttcaggccaaagtcaagaaggtcaagtatgatggaggagctgagacagatcctcactggagtccagagagcaggaagatgatggagtctctgggaaaactggcttttgagcagctgcagaaaggaaacctgatcttctatgaatccgacctgacagagtgtggcatcgatatcagagcagcctcagtgtactcaggagtgttcacacagatctttagagaggagagaggcctgtaccaggacaaggtgttctgcttcatccatctgagtgttcaggagtttctggctgctcttcatgtccACCTGACCTTCATCACCTCTGGACTCAACCTCATGGAGGaagaacaacagaaacattttaagatctttagaaaaagacaaagcagTCCAGTCCAGTTCTACCAGAGTGCTGTGAAGACGGCCTTACAGAGTCCAAACGGACACCTGGACTTgttcctccgcttcctcctgggtctttcaCTGCAGACCAATCAGAGTCTCCTACGAGgtctgctgactcagacaggaagtagctcacagaccaatcaggaaacagtccagttcatcaaggagaagatcagtgaggatctgtctgcagagaaaagcatcaacctgttccactgtctgaatgaactgaatgatggttctctAATGAAGGAGATCCAACAGTTCCTGAGTTCAGGACGTCTCTCCACACGTaaactgtctcctgctcagtggtctgctctggtcttcatcttactgtcatcagaagaagatctggaagtgtttgacctgaagaaatactctgcttcagaggaggctcttctgaggatgctgccagtgatcaaagcctccaacaaatctct attgAGTCGCTGTAatctgtcagagagaagctgtgcagctctgtcttcagttctcagctctcagtcctccagactcagagatctggatctgagTTACAACgagctgcaggattcaggagtgaagcttctgtctgctggactggagagtccacACTGTAAACTGGAGAGTCTCAG gttgatggactgcagtttgtcaaagatcagctgtaaAGTTCTTGGtttggttctgaagaacaacccgtccagactgactgaactggacctgagcaggAACAACATCCAGGATTCCGGATTTCCTCATctgcgtggttttctggagagtccagactgcagactgcagactctgaggtcagtaaatgagctgaactccctgaaggatgagaagaaggtttcaggtgaagaactttctgatgtttc